In a single window of the Renibacterium salmoninarum ATCC 33209 genome:
- a CDS encoding ferritin → MSQFNTLLQEQIGHEFAASQQYIAVSVWFDSQDLPQLAAHFYKQSLEERNHAMMMVQYMLDRDQDVKIPGIGEIVNNFNDVTEPLKLALEQEKQVTSQIEKLFATARTENDALGEQFMLWFLKEQVEEVASMSTLVNIAERADSLFDIENFIARETIGDGGEDSSAPEAAGRAL, encoded by the coding sequence ATGAGCCAATTCAACACACTTCTGCAAGAGCAAATCGGTCACGAGTTCGCTGCTTCACAGCAGTACATTGCGGTATCCGTCTGGTTCGATTCCCAGGACCTGCCGCAGCTGGCCGCTCACTTCTACAAGCAATCGCTCGAAGAGCGCAATCACGCCATGATGATGGTTCAGTACATGCTGGACCGCGACCAGGACGTCAAAATTCCTGGCATCGGCGAGATTGTGAACAACTTCAACGATGTCACTGAGCCGCTGAAACTGGCCCTAGAGCAGGAAAAGCAGGTTACTTCGCAGATCGAGAAGTTGTTCGCCACGGCCCGCACCGAAAACGACGCTCTCGGTGAGCAGTTCATGCTTTGGTTCCTCAAAGAGCAGGTCGAGGAAGTCGCCTCGATGAGCACTTTGGTCAACATCGCCGAGCGCGCAGACAGCCTTTTCGACATCGAGAACTTCATTGCCCGCGAAACCATTGGCGACGGCGGCGAGGATTCCTCAGCGCCCGAAGCCGCCGGCCGAGCGCTCTAA
- a CDS encoding prolyl oligopeptidase family serine peptidase, with the protein MTHASSWELEGHSKRTDAAHYWNRKMAPELMADRSPNTYVQNIVSPMLVIHGDKDYRVTVGEGFRLWSDLLSESPDATDSEGKTVHRFLYFPDEGHWILKPQHARVWYSTVEAFLAEHVLGTESEFLEKLGL; encoded by the coding sequence GTGACGCATGCCAGTTCCTGGGAGCTGGAAGGCCATAGCAAGCGGACCGATGCCGCTCATTACTGGAATCGGAAGATGGCGCCGGAATTGATGGCGGATCGATCCCCGAACACGTATGTGCAAAATATCGTCAGTCCGATGCTGGTGATCCATGGCGATAAAGATTACCGAGTCACTGTGGGCGAAGGATTCCGGCTTTGGTCTGACCTGCTCTCAGAATCACCGGATGCGACGGATTCGGAAGGGAAGACAGTGCACCGATTCCTGTACTTTCCCGACGAAGGTCACTGGATTCTCAAACCTCAGCACGCCCGGGTGTGGTACTCCACCGTGGAAGCTTTCCTCGCAGAACATGTCTTGGGAACTGAGAGCGAATTCTTAGAGAAACTGGGGCTCTAG
- a CDS encoding metal-sulfur cluster assembly factor — protein sequence MSATVELPELEEALRDVIDPELGVNVVDLGLLYGLRYAEDGALLLDMTLTTAACPLQDVIEEQVEKTLGGLVDEWRINWVWMPPWGPEKITDDGKDQMRALGFNI from the coding sequence ATGAGTGCAACTGTCGAATTGCCAGAGCTGGAAGAAGCGCTGCGCGACGTTATTGACCCTGAGCTTGGCGTCAATGTGGTGGACCTGGGGCTTCTCTACGGTCTGCGCTACGCCGAGGACGGTGCGCTGCTGCTGGATATGACGCTGACCACGGCGGCCTGTCCGCTGCAAGACGTCATTGAAGAGCAAGTTGAAAAGACACTTGGCGGCCTTGTCGACGAATGGCGGATCAACTGGGTATGGATGCCGCCATGGGGTCCAGAGAAAATTACCGATGACGGCAAAGATCAGATGCGAGCCCTCGGCTTCAACATCTAA
- the sufC gene encoding Fe-S cluster assembly ATPase SufC: MSTLEIKDLHVSIETEQGKKEILKGVSLVIRTGETHAIMGPNGSGKSTLASTIAGHPRYIVDSGSITLDGENVLEMSVDERARAGLFLAMQYPVEIPGVTMSNFLRTAKTVIDGEAPALRTWTKDVKAAMTQLRIDTEFAQRNVNEGFSGGEKKRHEILQLELFAPKFAILDETDSGLDVDALKIVSEGVNRAQEGGNMGTLLITHYTRILRYIKPEFVHVFVDGKVAEEGGPELADRLEEEGYDRFLTAEAQA, translated from the coding sequence ATGTCCACTCTGGAAATCAAGGACCTGCACGTCAGCATTGAGACGGAGCAAGGCAAAAAGGAAATCCTCAAAGGCGTAAGCCTGGTCATTCGCACCGGCGAAACGCACGCCATTATGGGCCCGAATGGCTCAGGTAAGTCGACTTTGGCCTCCACTATTGCCGGTCACCCGCGCTACATTGTGGATTCGGGCTCAATCACCCTGGACGGTGAAAACGTCTTGGAGATGAGCGTTGATGAGCGCGCACGGGCAGGGCTGTTCTTAGCCATGCAGTACCCGGTGGAGATCCCCGGTGTCACCATGAGCAACTTCCTGCGCACGGCAAAGACCGTAATTGACGGCGAAGCGCCTGCACTGCGGACCTGGACCAAAGACGTCAAGGCTGCGATGACTCAGCTGCGCATTGACACCGAATTTGCCCAGCGTAACGTCAACGAAGGCTTCTCCGGTGGTGAAAAGAAGCGCCACGAAATTCTTCAGCTGGAGCTTTTCGCACCGAAGTTCGCGATTCTTGACGAAACCGATTCCGGCCTGGACGTTGATGCGCTGAAGATTGTTTCCGAAGGCGTCAACCGCGCCCAAGAGGGTGGCAACATGGGCACGCTGCTGATCACGCACTACACCCGGATTTTGCGCTACATCAAGCCGGAGTTCGTACACGTATTTGTGGACGGCAAAGTGGCTGAAGAAGGTGGCCCAGAGCTGGCTGACCGTCTGGAAGAAGAAGGCTACGATCGCTTCCTGACTGCTGAAGCTCAGGCGTAG
- a CDS encoding non-heme iron oxygenase ferredoxin subunit, whose product MAAELVCRVYEVGVKSALRVEIDNVPVAIVKDSEGVLHAVGDTCSHAEISLSEGDVEGCTIECWAHGSSFDLSSGQPQTLPAYEPIPVFALSIEGQDVYVDIAQILNGVELIN is encoded by the coding sequence ATGGCTGCTGAGCTGGTGTGCCGAGTGTACGAAGTTGGCGTAAAAAGCGCACTGCGCGTTGAGATTGACAATGTTCCGGTGGCAATTGTGAAAGATTCTGAGGGCGTATTGCACGCGGTCGGAGACACTTGCTCGCACGCTGAGATTTCGCTCAGCGAAGGTGACGTCGAAGGTTGCACGATTGAGTGCTGGGCACATGGTTCCAGCTTTGATCTCAGCTCCGGCCAACCGCAGACGTTGCCCGCTTACGAACCTATTCCGGTTTTCGCCTTGAGCATCGAGGGCCAGGATGTCTATGTGGACATCGCCCAGATTCTCAACGGCGTCGAACTGATTAATTAA
- the sufD gene encoding Fe-S cluster assembly protein SufD, with the protein MSEEGETLLDSKVDKHHSHGTEVMASRAERLTSQNVADFKVPSGLEEEWRFTSVKKLAEFFTEVDTDPAAIETTFEAAEGYLGSALSLGQTPRGTALVPADRAAAIASAKSAEAIYVRIPENAELTEPLKVTVTGQGEGRRSNAHYVIEAGANSRAVVILDHRGSADHNGNAEIIVGQGAELTVVSVQRWDYTAKHLGQHDAVVAKDGKLKHVVITLGGSIVRLNVNARYAGEGAEAELFGLYFADAGQHLEHRTFIDHNVPNSKSNVLYKGALQGAGAHTVWVGDVLIQKQAIGTDSYEKNQNLILTDGARADSVPNLEIETGLIEGAGHASSTGRFDDEHLFYLMARGISERDARRLVVRGYLNEVIQKIKVPALEEELVAALERELEASGAL; encoded by the coding sequence ATGAGCGAAGAGGGCGAGACCCTACTCGACTCCAAGGTGGACAAGCACCACAGCCACGGCACCGAAGTGATGGCTTCACGCGCCGAGCGACTGACTAGTCAGAACGTGGCGGATTTCAAAGTTCCTAGCGGTCTTGAAGAGGAATGGCGCTTCACTTCGGTGAAGAAGCTCGCTGAGTTCTTCACCGAAGTTGATACCGATCCAGCTGCCATTGAAACCACTTTCGAAGCGGCCGAGGGATACCTCGGTTCCGCTTTGAGCTTGGGACAGACGCCCCGCGGAACCGCTCTTGTACCAGCAGATCGTGCCGCGGCCATTGCCTCCGCAAAATCGGCTGAGGCAATCTATGTGCGGATTCCGGAAAATGCTGAACTCACCGAACCGCTCAAAGTCACAGTGACTGGGCAAGGTGAAGGCCGTCGCTCAAATGCACATTATGTGATTGAAGCCGGTGCCAACTCGCGCGCCGTCGTGATTTTGGATCACCGCGGCAGCGCCGATCACAACGGCAATGCCGAGATCATTGTGGGTCAAGGTGCCGAGCTTACCGTCGTCAGCGTGCAGCGCTGGGATTACACTGCAAAGCACCTGGGCCAGCACGACGCCGTCGTGGCTAAGGACGGCAAGCTCAAACACGTAGTGATCACCTTGGGCGGCTCAATAGTTCGGCTCAATGTCAATGCACGTTATGCCGGCGAGGGAGCTGAAGCCGAGCTTTTCGGTCTTTACTTTGCCGATGCCGGTCAGCACTTGGAGCACCGGACGTTCATTGACCACAACGTGCCCAACTCAAAGTCCAATGTGCTCTACAAGGGTGCTTTGCAGGGCGCTGGCGCACATACCGTGTGGGTTGGCGATGTGCTCATTCAGAAGCAGGCGATTGGCACTGATAGCTACGAGAAGAACCAGAACCTGATCCTGACCGACGGTGCGCGCGCTGATTCAGTGCCGAACTTGGAGATTGAGACGGGTCTGATCGAGGGTGCCGGCCACGCTAGCTCCACTGGACGATTCGATGATGAGCACTTGTTCTACTTGATGGCTCGTGGCATTTCTGAGCGAGATGCGCGCCGTTTGGTGGTTCGTGGCTACCTCAACGAGGTCATCCAAAAGATCAAAGTGCCCGCACTCGAAGAAGAACTGGTTGCGGCGTTGGAGCGCGAACTCGAGGCTTCGGGGGCGCTCTAA